A single window of Jiangella alkaliphila DNA harbors:
- a CDS encoding Gfo/Idh/MocA family protein has protein sequence MAVTPITDRAAGENPLPETDYRAAIVGTGFMGRVHARSVQVAGGRVVGAVGSTLERAAAAQSDLQADAVYATLDELLDRADVDVVHVCTPNHLHESVVLAALAAGKHVVCEKPLATSTPAAEAMTAAAREAGRIAAVPFVYRFHPMVREARERVRAGEVGTIFLAHGSYLQDWLLHPTDDNWRVDPHLGGPTRAFGDIGSHWCDLMEFVTGERIARLSAQSSTVNKLRGVETLRDVTTEDVVVVQFATRSGAIGSVVVSQVSAGRKNRLLLEVSGSRGSLAFDQENPEQLWWGGRARSSQLVRDPETLSSAAARYARVPAGHPQGYQDCFDAFVADTQAAIGGHVPDGLPTFDDGLRAARLAEAVITSARDSEWVEVPT, from the coding sequence ATGGCAGTGACTCCGATCACAGACCGCGCGGCCGGTGAGAACCCCCTTCCCGAAACGGACTATCGGGCGGCGATCGTCGGCACCGGCTTCATGGGCCGTGTGCACGCACGGTCGGTCCAGGTGGCAGGCGGCCGGGTGGTCGGGGCCGTGGGCTCCACGCTGGAGCGCGCGGCGGCGGCGCAGAGCGACCTGCAGGCCGACGCGGTCTACGCGACGCTCGACGAGCTGCTCGACCGCGCCGACGTCGACGTCGTCCACGTCTGCACCCCCAACCACCTGCACGAGTCGGTGGTGCTCGCCGCGCTGGCCGCCGGCAAGCACGTCGTGTGCGAGAAGCCGCTCGCGACGTCCACCCCGGCCGCCGAGGCGATGACCGCCGCGGCGCGCGAGGCCGGCCGCATCGCCGCCGTCCCGTTCGTCTACCGCTTCCACCCGATGGTCCGCGAGGCCCGCGAGCGGGTCCGCGCCGGCGAGGTCGGCACCATCTTCCTGGCCCACGGCAGCTACCTGCAGGACTGGCTGCTGCACCCGACCGACGACAACTGGCGCGTCGACCCGCACCTCGGCGGCCCGACCCGCGCCTTCGGCGACATCGGCTCGCACTGGTGCGACCTGATGGAGTTCGTGACGGGGGAACGGATCGCCCGGCTGTCGGCCCAGTCGTCGACGGTGAACAAGCTGCGTGGCGTCGAGACGCTGCGCGACGTCACCACCGAGGACGTCGTGGTCGTCCAGTTCGCCACCCGCAGCGGCGCGATCGGCTCGGTCGTCGTCAGCCAGGTGTCGGCCGGGCGCAAGAACCGGCTGCTGCTGGAGGTGTCCGGGTCGCGCGGCTCGCTCGCGTTCGACCAGGAGAACCCCGAGCAGCTGTGGTGGGGCGGCCGCGCGCGCAGCAGCCAGCTGGTCCGCGACCCCGAGACGCTCAGCTCGGCCGCCGCCCGGTACGCCCGGGTCCCGGCCGGCCACCCGCAGGGCTACCAGGACTGCTTCGACGCGTTCGTCGCGGACACCCAGGCGGCCATCGGCGGCCACGTCCCCGACGGCCTGCCGACGTTCGACGACGGCTTGCGCGCGGCCCGGCTGGCCGAGGCCGTCATCACGTCGGCCCGCGACAGCGAGTGGGTGGAGGTGCCCACATGA
- a CDS encoding ABC transporter permease — MSVTTQQPAQGPAPQRSAGARAGDLLARVFGGGSATVFALLIVVFVAIFIVNPSFAEPPSLMAFLKQAAPLMILAIGQYFVIVSGEFDLSVGSLVGAQVVIAAALIDGEDGRTVPVILLMIGFGILVGLVNGLITTLLKVQSFITTLGMMLVLYGAIRLWTGGAPTGALSEAFRQPGRGGIDMSVVRQLPWALMILIGIALIAVAVMRSSYGRTLIATGDNERAAGFSGVRVWRVRTLAFVVSSVLATLAAILIGGYAGVTAQVGQGLEFTAITAVVLGGVALGGGRGSVVAAMAGALTLEALFVLFNQLSMPSTIRPAVQGAIIIAAVAYAARERARPRHHQEVPTQPQPNHV; from the coding sequence ATGAGCGTCACGACACAGCAGCCCGCCCAGGGGCCCGCGCCGCAGCGCAGCGCCGGCGCGCGCGCCGGCGACCTGCTCGCCCGCGTCTTCGGCGGCGGCAGCGCCACCGTGTTCGCCCTGCTGATCGTCGTGTTCGTGGCGATCTTCATCGTGAACCCGAGCTTCGCCGAACCGCCGTCGCTGATGGCGTTCCTCAAGCAGGCGGCGCCGCTGATGATCCTGGCCATCGGCCAGTACTTCGTCATCGTGTCCGGCGAGTTCGACCTGTCGGTCGGGTCGCTGGTGGGCGCGCAGGTGGTCATCGCCGCCGCACTGATCGACGGCGAGGACGGCCGGACCGTCCCGGTGATCCTGCTCATGATCGGCTTCGGCATCCTCGTCGGCCTGGTCAACGGGCTGATCACGACGCTGCTCAAGGTGCAGTCCTTCATCACCACCCTCGGCATGATGCTGGTGCTCTACGGCGCGATCCGGTTGTGGACCGGCGGCGCACCCACCGGCGCACTGTCCGAGGCGTTCCGCCAGCCCGGACGCGGCGGCATCGACATGTCGGTCGTACGGCAACTGCCGTGGGCGTTGATGATCCTCATCGGGATCGCCCTCATCGCCGTGGCGGTCATGCGCAGCTCGTACGGCCGCACGTTGATCGCCACCGGCGACAACGAGCGCGCCGCGGGGTTCTCCGGCGTCCGGGTCTGGCGGGTACGCACGCTGGCGTTCGTCGTCTCCAGCGTGCTGGCCACGCTCGCCGCGATCCTCATCGGCGGCTACGCGGGCGTCACAGCACAGGTGGGCCAGGGCCTGGAGTTCACCGCGATCACCGCGGTGGTGCTCGGTGGCGTCGCGCTCGGCGGCGGCCGCGGCTCGGTCGTCGCGGCCATGGCCGGCGCGCTCACCCTCGAGGCCCTGTTCGTCCTGTTCAACCAGTTGAGCATGCCGTCGACCATCCGGCCGGCGGTCCAAGGCGCGATCATCATCGCGGCCGTCGCCTATGCGGCCCGCGAGCGAGCGCGCCCCCGGCACCACCAGGAAGTCCCGACCCAACCGCAACCGAACCACGTCTGA
- a CDS encoding LLM class flavin-dependent oxidoreductase produces the protein MQFGIFTVGDVTTDPTTGRTPTEHERIKATVAIAKKAEEVGLDVVATGEHHNPPFIASAPTTTLAYIGAQTERIILSTATTLITTTDPVLIAENYAKLQHLTDGRVDLMMGRGNTGPVYPWFGKDIRDGIALAVENYALLHRLWREDVVDWQGRFRTPLQGFTSTPRPLDGVPPFVWHGSIRSPEIAEQAAYYGDGFFHNNIFWPMSHTKQMVSLYRRRFEHYGHGAADTAIVGLGGQVFMRPNSQDAIREFRPYFDVAPVYGHGPSLEEFMDQTPLTVGSPQQVIDRYAAMRHDVGDYQRQLFLMDHAGLPLDIVLEQLEILGTGVVPVLRKEMAIGRPEHVPDAPTHASLVAAAGGARDTTVHAEDDVTGRAAENAEDTETTAEAAR, from the coding sequence ATGCAGTTCGGGATCTTCACGGTGGGGGACGTGACCACCGATCCCACCACGGGGCGGACGCCTACCGAGCACGAGCGCATCAAGGCGACGGTGGCGATCGCGAAGAAGGCCGAGGAGGTCGGCCTGGACGTCGTCGCGACCGGCGAGCACCACAACCCGCCGTTCATCGCGTCGGCGCCCACGACGACCCTGGCCTACATCGGCGCGCAGACCGAGCGGATCATCCTCTCGACGGCCACCACGCTGATCACGACGACCGACCCGGTGCTGATCGCGGAGAACTACGCCAAGCTGCAGCACCTCACCGACGGCCGGGTCGACCTGATGATGGGCCGCGGCAACACCGGCCCGGTCTACCCGTGGTTCGGCAAGGACATCCGCGACGGCATCGCGCTGGCTGTGGAGAACTATGCGCTGCTGCACCGGCTGTGGAGGGAGGACGTCGTCGACTGGCAGGGGCGGTTCCGCACGCCGCTGCAGGGCTTCACGTCCACGCCGCGGCCGCTGGACGGGGTGCCGCCGTTCGTGTGGCACGGCTCGATCCGCAGCCCGGAGATCGCCGAGCAGGCCGCCTACTACGGCGACGGCTTCTTCCACAACAACATCTTCTGGCCGATGTCGCACACGAAGCAGATGGTGAGCCTCTACCGCCGCCGCTTCGAGCACTACGGCCACGGCGCGGCCGACACCGCCATCGTCGGGCTGGGCGGGCAGGTGTTCATGCGGCCCAACTCGCAGGACGCGATCCGCGAGTTCCGCCCGTACTTCGACGTCGCGCCGGTGTACGGCCACGGCCCCTCGCTGGAGGAGTTCATGGACCAGACGCCGCTGACGGTGGGCAGTCCGCAGCAGGTCATCGACCGGTACGCGGCCATGCGCCACGACGTCGGCGACTACCAGCGCCAGCTGTTCCTGATGGACCACGCAGGCCTGCCGCTGGACATCGTCCTGGAGCAGCTGGAGATCCTCGGCACCGGGGTCGTGCCGGTGCTGCGCAAGGAGATGGCGATCGGCCGGCCCGAGCACGTGCCCGACGCGCCGACGCATGCGTCGCTGGTCGCGGCGGCGGGCGGGGCACGCGACACGACGGTGCATGCCGAGGACGACGTGACCGGCCGGGCGGCGGAGAACGCGGAGGACACGGAGACGACGGCGGAGGCCGCCCGATGA
- the xylB gene encoding xylulokinase: MTLVAGIDSSTQSCKVVLVDADSGAVVATGRADHPDGTEVDPRAWWDALQQAGDGLLERAAAVAVGGQQHGMVVLDDAGEVVRPALLWNDTRSAGAARDLTAELGGPAAWAEAVGLVPVASFTVTKLRWLARHEPDNAARVEQVMLPHDYLSWQLAGRPNEAVTDRGDASGTGYWSAATNEYRPDLLELGFGRTIGVPRVAAPAEVTGSTASGAAIAPGTGDNMGAALGLTLEPGDVVVSLGTSGTAFAVSEAPVADRTGTVAGFADATGRHLPLVATLNAARVLTAAATLLGTDLAGLDRLALEADSGAGGLVLLPYLDGERTPDLPDATGSLVNLTRAAMTPRNLARAAVEGMLCGLADGVDALAAQGVSVRRVLLIGGAAKSAAVRAVAAEVFGTPVVVPAPGEYVALGAARQAAWALSGAATPPAWPLDVETTVDAGAGTGVREAYAAARQRLHG; encoded by the coding sequence ATGACCCTCGTCGCCGGCATCGATTCGTCCACTCAGTCCTGCAAGGTCGTGCTCGTCGACGCCGACTCCGGCGCCGTCGTCGCGACCGGGCGCGCCGACCATCCCGACGGCACCGAGGTCGACCCCCGTGCCTGGTGGGACGCCCTCCAACAGGCCGGCGACGGGCTGCTGGAGCGGGCCGCGGCGGTCGCCGTCGGCGGGCAGCAGCATGGCATGGTCGTGCTCGACGACGCCGGCGAGGTGGTGCGGCCGGCGCTGCTGTGGAACGACACCCGCTCGGCCGGCGCCGCCCGCGACTTGACGGCGGAGCTCGGCGGCCCCGCGGCCTGGGCCGAGGCCGTCGGGCTGGTGCCGGTCGCCAGCTTCACCGTCACCAAGCTCCGCTGGCTGGCCCGGCACGAACCGGACAACGCCGCCCGCGTCGAGCAGGTGATGCTCCCGCACGACTACCTCAGCTGGCAGCTGGCCGGCCGCCCGAACGAGGCGGTGACCGACCGCGGCGACGCCTCGGGCACCGGCTACTGGTCTGCTGCCACCAACGAGTACCGCCCCGACCTGCTGGAACTCGGTTTCGGCCGGACGATCGGCGTGCCGCGGGTCGCCGCTCCGGCCGAGGTGACGGGTTCGACGGCGTCAGGCGCGGCCATCGCACCCGGCACCGGCGACAACATGGGCGCGGCGCTGGGCCTGACGCTCGAGCCCGGCGACGTCGTGGTCTCACTGGGGACCAGCGGCACGGCGTTCGCCGTCTCCGAGGCGCCCGTCGCCGATCGCACCGGCACGGTCGCCGGGTTCGCCGACGCCACCGGCCGGCACCTGCCGCTCGTCGCGACGCTCAACGCCGCCCGCGTGCTGACCGCCGCCGCGACGCTGCTCGGCACCGACCTCGCCGGGCTGGACCGGCTCGCGTTGGAGGCGGACTCCGGCGCCGGCGGCCTCGTGCTGCTGCCGTACCTCGACGGCGAGCGCACGCCCGATCTGCCGGACGCGACCGGCTCACTGGTCAATCTCACCCGCGCCGCGATGACCCCGCGCAACCTCGCCCGCGCCGCCGTCGAGGGCATGCTCTGCGGCCTCGCCGACGGTGTCGACGCGCTGGCCGCGCAGGGGGTGTCCGTGCGGCGGGTGCTGCTGATCGGCGGCGCCGCGAAGTCGGCCGCGGTCCGCGCCGTCGCCGCCGAGGTGTTCGGCACGCCGGTCGTCGTCCCGGCGCCGGGCGAGTACGTCGCGCTCGGCGCCGCCCGGCAGGCGGCCTGGGCGCTCTCCGGCGCCGCTACGCCGCCGGCCTGGCCGTTGGACGTGGAGACGACGGTCGACGCGGGGGCCGGGACGGGGGTCCGGGAGGCCTACGCCGCCGCGCGGCAGCGGCTGCACGGCTGA
- a CDS encoding ABC transporter permease, with protein MSRAVAVTGTGKAARRRLGATELVWLALVGVTVIGAILVALDDQNLFSIANTRDVLSRSSLLGFVAIGQTLVILCRSLDLSVGYVMALSSLIAATTMNGDPARVPLAIVAVLLVSGAIGLCNGLIVTVLKVNPFIATLGVGLIIKGYLDTEYQGPAGDVPSSFQQFGFSRIGPIPVSTLVMLIVAVAGILFLRKTRTGYHMFAVGGSADVARLSGIRTGRVLVTAHVLCSIAAGLGGLLIAARFGTGSALVYNSGYDLESIAAVVLGGTLLMGGRGGIGGTIAGVLILAVLDTVFNILAVDPFFKDVLRGAIIVAAVAIYARRQIDRKASRVRFGGDGGSAPPDPVPDSPVPAGSTGGAR; from the coding sequence ATGAGCCGGGCTGTCGCGGTCACGGGCACCGGGAAGGCCGCCCGCCGCCGGCTGGGCGCCACCGAGCTGGTGTGGCTGGCGCTGGTCGGGGTGACGGTCATCGGCGCGATCCTGGTGGCGCTGGACGACCAGAACCTGTTCAGCATCGCCAACACCCGCGACGTCCTGAGCCGCTCCAGCCTGCTCGGGTTCGTCGCGATCGGCCAGACGCTGGTCATCCTGTGCCGGTCGCTGGACCTGTCCGTCGGCTACGTCATGGCGCTGAGCAGCCTGATCGCCGCGACGACGATGAACGGCGACCCCGCGCGGGTGCCACTGGCCATCGTCGCCGTGCTGCTGGTGTCCGGCGCGATCGGCCTGTGCAACGGCCTCATCGTGACGGTGCTGAAGGTCAACCCGTTCATCGCGACGCTCGGCGTCGGCCTCATCATCAAGGGCTACCTGGACACCGAGTACCAGGGCCCGGCCGGCGACGTGCCCAGCTCGTTCCAGCAGTTCGGCTTCAGCCGCATCGGCCCGATCCCGGTGTCGACGCTGGTCATGCTGATCGTGGCGGTCGCCGGCATCCTGTTCCTGCGCAAGACGCGCACCGGCTACCACATGTTCGCCGTCGGCGGCAGCGCGGACGTCGCGCGGCTGTCCGGCATCCGCACCGGCCGCGTCCTGGTCACCGCGCACGTGCTCTGCTCGATCGCCGCGGGGCTCGGCGGCCTGCTCATCGCCGCCCGGTTCGGCACCGGCAGCGCACTGGTCTACAACTCCGGCTACGACCTGGAGTCCATCGCCGCCGTCGTGCTCGGCGGGACGCTGCTGATGGGCGGCCGCGGCGGCATCGGCGGGACGATCGCCGGCGTGCTGATCCTGGCCGTGCTGGACACCGTCTTCAACATCCTCGCGGTCGACCCGTTCTTCAAGGACGTGCTGCGCGGCGCCATCATCGTCGCCGCCGTCGCGATCTACGCCCGCCGGCAGATCGACCGGAAGGCCAGCCGGGTCAGATTCGGCGGCGACGGCGGCTCCGCGCCACCCGATCCCGTCCCTGACAGTCCTGTTCCCGCGGGTAGCACGGGAGGTGCGCGATGA
- a CDS encoding sugar ABC transporter ATP-binding protein — MTEVASPATTLLRMSGIEKSFLGVRVLHGVDLDLRAGEVHALIGENGAGKSTLMKILAGVYQADGGTVQLDGVDVRFEHPLLAQQAGVSTVFQEFNLLPERTVAENVFLGREPRRNRLVDAGRMNAETATLLADLGLTWLTPETRVRSLSVAGQQIVEIVKALSYDARIISMDEPTAALADEEVELLYRLIVRLKERGVAILYVSHRLKEIFDLSDRVTILKDGALVDTAATAEITSDELVRKMVGRPISSFFPDKLPGTEAGDVRLEIQGGGNEQLDGIDLRVRGGEIVALAGLQGSGRTEIAHALFGVDRFTRGTVRLDGRPLTARTPRQAVRAGLALVTEDRKGEGLVLNQSIAANARLVLDAVLPRRASQSTRRIPGILSSLELVSQGSGQEVRFLSGGNQQKVVLAKWLATEPKVIVLDEPTRGIDVGAKERVYTLMRELSAQGVAILMISSELPEVLGMADRIVVLRDGRVAGELPGGPGGADEESVMALATGHDVEEEQR, encoded by the coding sequence ATGACCGAGGTGGCGAGCCCCGCCACGACGCTGCTGCGGATGAGCGGCATCGAGAAGTCCTTCCTCGGCGTCCGCGTCCTGCACGGCGTCGACCTCGACCTGCGCGCGGGCGAGGTGCACGCGCTCATCGGCGAGAACGGCGCCGGCAAATCGACGCTGATGAAGATCCTCGCCGGCGTCTACCAGGCCGACGGCGGCACCGTGCAGCTCGACGGCGTGGACGTGCGGTTCGAGCACCCGCTGCTGGCCCAGCAGGCCGGCGTGTCGACCGTCTTCCAGGAGTTCAACCTGCTGCCGGAGCGGACCGTCGCCGAGAACGTGTTCCTCGGCCGCGAGCCGCGCCGCAACCGGCTGGTCGACGCCGGCCGGATGAACGCCGAGACGGCCACGCTGCTCGCGGACCTCGGGCTGACCTGGCTGACGCCGGAGACCCGGGTCCGCTCGCTGTCGGTGGCCGGCCAGCAGATCGTCGAGATCGTCAAGGCGCTGTCCTATGACGCGCGGATCATCTCGATGGACGAGCCGACCGCCGCGCTGGCCGACGAGGAGGTGGAGCTGCTCTACCGCCTCATCGTGCGGCTGAAGGAGCGCGGCGTCGCCATCCTCTACGTCTCGCACCGGCTCAAGGAGATCTTCGACCTCTCCGACCGGGTGACGATCCTCAAGGACGGCGCGCTGGTCGACACCGCCGCCACCGCGGAGATCACCTCCGACGAGCTGGTCCGCAAGATGGTCGGCCGGCCGATCTCGAGCTTCTTCCCGGACAAGCTGCCGGGCACCGAAGCCGGCGACGTCCGCCTCGAGATCCAGGGCGGCGGCAACGAGCAGCTCGACGGCATCGACCTGCGGGTCCGCGGCGGCGAGATCGTCGCGCTGGCCGGGCTGCAGGGGAGCGGACGCACCGAGATCGCGCACGCGCTGTTCGGCGTCGACCGGTTCACCCGCGGCACGGTGCGGCTGGACGGCCGCCCGCTCACCGCGCGGACGCCGCGGCAGGCCGTTCGGGCCGGGCTGGCGCTGGTCACCGAGGACCGCAAAGGCGAGGGCCTGGTGCTGAACCAGTCGATCGCCGCGAACGCCCGGCTGGTGCTGGACGCCGTCCTGCCGCGCCGCGCGTCGCAGAGCACCCGCCGGATCCCCGGCATCCTGTCGTCGCTGGAGCTGGTCTCGCAGGGCAGCGGCCAGGAGGTGCGCTTCCTGTCCGGCGGCAACCAGCAGAAGGTCGTGCTGGCCAAGTGGCTGGCCACCGAGCCCAAGGTGATCGTGCTCGACGAGCCCACCCGCGGCATCGACGTCGGCGCGAAGGAGCGGGTCTACACGCTGATGCGCGAGCTGTCCGCGCAGGGCGTGGCGATCCTGATGATCTCGTCCGAGCTGCCCGAGGTGCTCGGCATGGCCGACCGCATCGTCGTCCTCCGGGACGGCCGCGTCGCCGGCGAGCTGCCCGGCGGTCCTGGGGGCGCCGACGAGGAGAGCGTGATGGCTCTGGCCACGGGCCACGACGTCGAGGAGGAGCAGCGATGA
- a CDS encoding ROK family transcriptional regulator, producing the protein MYSPGSLFQLLRDGRPRTRAELAAETGLARSTVTQRVDALLASNLIGPADKAASTGGRPPTRFAFNPNARYVLAADIGATHARLALTDLAAEVLAQSADDLLVAAGPEVVLDWVDRVGHELIREAGRDPDDLLGVGIGLPGPVEHSTGRPVSPPIMPGWDGFDVQGFLQDRFGAVSLVDNDVNIMALGEHHVVWSDAPHMMFVKVATGIGSGLISDGRLHRGAQGAAGDMGHLQLPHGTDVVCRCGNTGCLEAVASGAAIAAKLAARGTAASSSFDVVGLARGGNIEALQLLRQAGRDIGEVLAAAVSLFNPSVIVIGGSLSQAGEHLIAGVREIVYRRSLPLATQDLRIVQSSTGDRAGIIGAAVMVIDHALAPVQVDLLMSAAPAAMS; encoded by the coding sequence ATGTACTCGCCGGGGTCCCTGTTCCAGCTGCTGCGCGACGGCCGGCCGCGCACGCGCGCCGAGCTCGCGGCCGAGACCGGTCTGGCCCGCTCGACCGTCACCCAGCGCGTCGACGCCTTGCTCGCGAGCAACCTGATCGGCCCGGCCGACAAGGCCGCCTCCACCGGAGGACGGCCGCCCACCCGGTTCGCGTTCAACCCCAACGCCCGGTACGTGCTGGCCGCCGACATCGGCGCCACGCACGCCCGGCTGGCGCTCACCGACCTCGCTGCCGAGGTGCTGGCCCAGTCCGCCGACGACCTGCTCGTCGCCGCCGGCCCCGAGGTCGTCCTCGACTGGGTCGACCGCGTCGGCCACGAGCTCATCCGCGAGGCCGGCCGCGACCCCGACGACCTGCTGGGCGTCGGCATCGGCCTGCCCGGCCCGGTCGAGCACTCCACCGGCCGCCCGGTCAGCCCGCCGATCATGCCCGGCTGGGACGGCTTCGACGTCCAGGGCTTCCTGCAGGACCGGTTCGGCGCGGTCTCGCTGGTCGACAACGACGTGAACATCATGGCGCTGGGCGAGCACCACGTCGTCTGGAGCGACGCGCCGCACATGATGTTCGTCAAGGTCGCCACCGGCATCGGCAGCGGCCTGATCAGCGACGGCCGGCTGCACCGGGGCGCGCAGGGCGCCGCCGGCGACATGGGCCATCTCCAGCTGCCGCACGGCACCGACGTCGTCTGCCGCTGCGGCAACACCGGCTGCCTCGAGGCCGTCGCCAGCGGAGCGGCCATCGCCGCCAAACTGGCCGCCCGCGGCACCGCGGCTTCGTCCAGCTTCGACGTCGTGGGGTTGGCCCGCGGCGGCAACATCGAGGCGCTGCAGCTGCTGCGGCAGGCCGGCCGCGACATCGGCGAGGTGCTGGCGGCCGCGGTGAGCCTGTTCAACCCGTCGGTCATCGTCATCGGCGGGTCGCTCTCGCAGGCCGGCGAGCACCTCATCGCCGGCGTCCGCGAGATCGTCTACCGGCGGTCGCTGCCGCTGGCCACCCAGGACCTGCGGATCGTCCAGTCCAGCACCGGCGACCGCGCCGGCATCATCGGCGCCGCCGTCATGGTCATCGACCACGCGCTGGCGCCGGTCCAGGTCGACCTGCTGATGTCGGCCGCGCCCGCGGCGATGAGCTGA
- a CDS encoding FMN reductase: MKTSRRIAVVSAGLRQPSSTRLLADRLADAAGRQFALREVDVDLRVVELREHAHDLTNHLLSGFPSASLERAIQSVTTADGLIAVSPIFTASYSGLFKTFFDVVDADALEGMPVLLGATGGTERHSLALEHAMRPLFTYLHAIVVPTGVYAATSDWGSETGGDGAGDPDGNPGAPTGLTRRIERGAREFAELVTGREPRQAADPFAVPTPFEQLLAEN; this comes from the coding sequence ATGAAGACGTCGCGCCGCATCGCGGTCGTGTCGGCGGGGCTGCGCCAGCCCTCGTCGACGCGGCTGCTGGCCGACCGGCTCGCCGACGCGGCCGGCCGACAGTTCGCCCTCCGCGAGGTGGACGTCGACCTGCGGGTCGTCGAGCTGCGCGAGCACGCGCACGACCTGACGAACCACCTGCTCAGCGGCTTCCCGAGCGCGTCGCTGGAGCGGGCGATCCAGTCGGTGACGACGGCCGACGGGCTGATCGCGGTGTCGCCGATCTTCACCGCCTCCTACAGCGGCCTGTTCAAGACCTTCTTCGACGTGGTCGACGCCGACGCGCTCGAGGGGATGCCCGTGCTGCTCGGCGCGACCGGCGGGACGGAGCGGCACTCGCTGGCGCTCGAGCACGCGATGCGGCCACTGTTCACGTACCTGCACGCGATCGTCGTGCCGACCGGCGTCTACGCGGCCACCTCCGACTGGGGTTCGGAGACCGGCGGCGACGGTGCCGGCGACCCCGACGGCAACCCGGGCGCGCCGACCGGCCTGACCCGCCGCATCGAGCGCGGCGCGCGTGAGTTCGCCGAGCTGGTGACCGGCCGCGAACCCCGGCAGGCGGCCGACCCGTTCGCCGTCCCGACCCCGTTCGAGCAGCTCCTCGCCGAGAACTGA
- a CDS encoding SigE family RNA polymerase sigma factor produces MRADLEESFVTLARRELPALRRLAYAMCGDWHRADDLVQEALERVYAAWPRAHTATDPGAYLRTTLVRRVFSEARRPWRRREHSRDELPESSAGDHAGGVAHRLDLAGALAGLTVKQRAVVVLRYLEDRPVDEVAAILGIAAGTVKRQSHDALARLRRDLTGQYLAENGGGVR; encoded by the coding sequence ATGCGGGCGGACCTCGAAGAGTCGTTCGTCACCCTCGCGAGGCGGGAGCTGCCGGCACTGCGCCGGCTCGCCTACGCGATGTGCGGTGACTGGCACCGGGCGGACGACCTGGTGCAGGAGGCGCTGGAACGCGTGTACGCCGCCTGGCCGCGCGCCCACACCGCCACCGACCCGGGCGCCTATCTGCGCACCACACTGGTGCGGCGGGTGTTCAGCGAGGCGCGGCGGCCGTGGCGGCGGCGTGAGCACTCGCGCGACGAGCTGCCCGAGTCGTCCGCGGGCGACCACGCCGGTGGTGTCGCCCACCGCCTCGACCTCGCCGGTGCACTGGCCGGGCTGACGGTCAAGCAGCGCGCGGTCGTGGTGTTGCGCTACCTCGAGGACCGGCCGGTGGACGAGGTCGCGGCGATCCTCGGCATCGCGGCGGGCACGGTGAAGCGGCAGAGCCACGACGCGCTCGCCCGGCTGCGCCGCGACCTGACCGGACAGTACCTGGCGGAGAACGGCGGAGGTGTGCGATGA